The following proteins are encoded in a genomic region of Streptomyces gobiensis:
- the aroC gene encoding chorismate synthase, with protein sequence MSRLRWLTAGESHGPALVATLEGLPSGVPVTTEMVADALARRRLGYGRGARMKFERDEVTFLGGVRHGLTMGSPVAIMVGNTEWPKWEKVMAADPVDPAELAKLARNAPLTRPRPGHADLAGMQKYGFDEARPVLERASARETAARVALGTVARSYLKETAGIEIVSHVVELGAAKAPYGQVPVPGDVAKLDADPVRCLDADASKAMVAEIDQAHQDGDTLGGVVEVVAHGVPVGLGSHVHWDRRLDARLAGALMGIQAIKGVEVGDGFELARVPGSKAHDEILPTEDGIRRASGRSGGTEGGLSTGELLRVRAAMKPIATVPRALATVDVTTGEATQAHHQRSDVCAVPAAGIVAEAMVALVLADAVAEKFGGDSVTETRRNVTGFLDHLEIK encoded by the coding sequence TTGAGCAGGTTGCGCTGGCTGACCGCGGGGGAGTCACACGGCCCCGCACTGGTGGCGACGCTGGAGGGGCTGCCCTCCGGTGTGCCGGTTACCACCGAAATGGTGGCGGACGCCCTGGCACGGCGGCGGCTCGGCTACGGCCGCGGCGCGCGGATGAAGTTCGAGCGCGATGAGGTCACCTTCCTCGGCGGGGTCCGGCACGGCCTGACCATGGGATCGCCGGTGGCCATCATGGTCGGCAACACCGAGTGGCCCAAGTGGGAGAAGGTCATGGCGGCCGACCCGGTCGACCCGGCCGAGCTCGCCAAGCTGGCCCGTAACGCCCCGCTGACCCGGCCCAGGCCCGGCCACGCGGACCTGGCCGGGATGCAGAAGTACGGTTTCGACGAGGCCCGCCCCGTCCTGGAGCGCGCCTCCGCCCGGGAGACCGCGGCCCGGGTGGCGCTGGGCACCGTGGCCCGCTCCTACCTCAAGGAGACCGCGGGCATCGAGATCGTCTCGCATGTCGTCGAGCTGGGCGCGGCCAAGGCGCCGTACGGTCAGGTGCCCGTCCCCGGGGACGTGGCGAAGCTGGACGCCGACCCGGTGCGCTGTCTGGACGCGGACGCCAGCAAGGCGATGGTCGCCGAGATCGACCAGGCCCACCAGGACGGCGACACCCTCGGCGGCGTCGTCGAGGTGGTCGCCCATGGGGTGCCGGTCGGCCTGGGCTCGCATGTCCACTGGGACCGCCGGCTGGACGCCCGGCTCGCCGGAGCCCTGATGGGCATCCAGGCCATCAAGGGCGTCGAGGTCGGCGACGGCTTCGAACTCGCCCGGGTGCCCGGCTCCAAGGCGCACGATGAGATCCTGCCCACCGAAGACGGCATCCGCCGCGCCTCCGGCCGCTCCGGCGGCACCGAGGGGGGACTGTCCACGGGTGAACTCCTGCGCGTACGGGCCGCGATGAAGCCGATCGCCACCGTGCCCCGGGCGCTGGCCACCGTCGATGTCACCACCGGCGAGGCGACCCAGGCACACCACCAGCGCTCGGACGTCTGCGCCGTCCCGGCCGCCGGGATCGTCGCCGAGGCCATGGTCGCCCTCGTCCTCGCCGACGCCGTCGCGGAGAAGTTCGGCGGCGACAGCGTGACCGAGACCCGCCGCAATGTCACCGGCTTCCTCGACCATCTGGAGATCAAGTGA
- a CDS encoding shikimate dehydrogenase, giving the protein MSDGKRAAVLGSPIAHSLSPVLHRAAYAELGLTDWTYDRFEVDEEGIGPFLSGLGEDWAGLSLTMPLKRAVIPFLHEVSETAAAVEAVNTVVFTDDGRRLGDNTDIPGMVAALRERGVERVERAAILGAGATASSALAALSRICTGEVTAYVRSEARAAEMRGWGARLGVPVRTADWSDAQQALSAPLVIATTPAGTTDALAPAVPEHPGTLFDVLYDPWPTPLAAAWSDRGASVVGGLDLLVHQAVLQVEQMTGCSPAPLAAMRKAGESALTQ; this is encoded by the coding sequence ATGTCCGACGGTAAGCGCGCCGCTGTCCTTGGCTCGCCGATCGCCCACTCACTCTCGCCGGTGCTGCACCGCGCGGCCTATGCGGAGCTGGGGCTGACCGACTGGACATATGACCGGTTCGAGGTCGACGAAGAGGGCATCGGGCCATTCCTCAGCGGCCTGGGCGAGGACTGGGCCGGGCTTTCCCTCACCATGCCGCTGAAGCGGGCCGTCATCCCGTTCCTGCACGAGGTCAGTGAGACCGCCGCTGCCGTGGAGGCGGTCAATACCGTGGTCTTCACCGACGACGGGCGGCGGCTCGGTGACAACACCGACATCCCCGGGATGGTCGCCGCGCTGCGCGAGCGCGGCGTCGAGCGGGTCGAGCGGGCCGCCATCCTCGGCGCCGGTGCCACCGCCTCCTCGGCGCTGGCCGCCCTGTCCCGAATCTGCACCGGCGAGGTCACCGCCTATGTACGCAGCGAGGCCCGCGCCGCCGAGATGCGCGGCTGGGGCGCCCGGCTGGGCGTGCCCGTACGCACCGCCGACTGGTCGGACGCCCAGCAGGCACTGAGCGCACCACTGGTCATCGCCACCACCCCGGCGGGCACCACCGACGCCCTCGCCCCGGCCGTCCCCGAGCACCCCGGCACCCTCTTCGACGTGCTCTACGACCCCTGGCCCACCCCCCTGGCCGCCGCCTGGAGCGACCGTGGCGCTTCGGTCGTCGGCGGCCTGGACCTCCTCGTCCACCAGGCGGTCCTCCAGGTGGAGCAGATGACCGGCTGCTCCCCGGCCCCCCTGGCCGCCATGCGCAAAGCAGGCGAATCCGCCCTAACCCAGTAA
- the mltG gene encoding endolytic transglycosylase MltG, whose product MTEYGRGPGSQPWHPEDPLYGDRAWDGAQQSSWDSYGGQQQPQEPYYPQQPQHPQHPQQPQEHQQTPYGNWDGSQGGTDQFYGAGVGDPYGQQPPPNPYGQQPDYYGTPDAYPPPRPQRQRTAEPGPDPDTGWDPGPDEGEHAFFADRDEDDDDDEPPTRGGRRSGRSRRGSVKRKSGCACMVVALVLTGGVGTGAYYGYTFYNSHFADAPDYAGQGTGEVHIEIPPESTVSQMGNILKREGVVKSHDAFVAAARNNTKAQTIQAGTYVLRKEMSAAAALTMMLDPASQSGLIIPEGMRASAIYKLIDEKTESPAGTTKKAAKSANLALPEWAGGKVEGFLFPAKYSVGKKTEPKAVLKEMVKRSKAEFKKVESDAKKVGLTPFEVLTVASLIQAEAQDDEDFGKVSRVVYNRLKPDNTATNGKLDFDSTINYALGRSTLDVTVNDTKLKSPYNTYRHPGLPPGPIGNPGHQAIDAALNPTKGDWLYFVTVKPGDTRFSVTLEEHNEHVREFNEEQRKKRENDG is encoded by the coding sequence ATGACTGAGTATGGCCGGGGCCCAGGCTCCCAACCGTGGCACCCCGAGGACCCGCTCTATGGGGACCGGGCATGGGACGGCGCGCAGCAGAGCAGCTGGGACTCCTACGGCGGCCAGCAGCAACCGCAGGAGCCGTACTACCCCCAACAGCCCCAGCACCCCCAGCATCCCCAACAGCCTCAGGAACATCAGCAGACTCCGTACGGGAACTGGGACGGCAGCCAGGGCGGGACGGACCAGTTCTACGGCGCGGGGGTCGGCGACCCCTACGGCCAGCAGCCACCCCCCAACCCCTACGGCCAGCAGCCCGACTACTACGGCACCCCGGACGCGTATCCGCCGCCCCGGCCCCAGCGGCAGCGGACGGCGGAGCCGGGACCGGACCCGGACACCGGCTGGGACCCCGGACCCGACGAGGGCGAACACGCCTTCTTCGCCGACCGGGACGAGGACGACGACGATGATGAGCCGCCCACCCGGGGCGGCCGTCGGAGCGGTCGCTCCCGGCGCGGCAGCGTCAAGCGCAAGAGCGGCTGCGCCTGCATGGTTGTCGCCCTCGTCCTCACGGGCGGCGTCGGCACCGGCGCCTACTACGGCTATACGTTCTACAACAGCCATTTCGCGGACGCGCCCGACTACGCCGGACAGGGCACCGGCGAGGTCCATATCGAGATCCCGCCGGAGTCCACGGTTTCCCAGATGGGCAACATCCTCAAGCGTGAGGGTGTGGTGAAGAGCCATGACGCGTTCGTCGCCGCGGCCAGGAACAACACCAAGGCGCAGACCATTCAGGCTGGCACCTATGTCCTGCGCAAGGAGATGTCCGCGGCCGCGGCCCTGACCATGATGCTCGACCCGGCCAGCCAGTCCGGCCTCATCATTCCGGAAGGAATGCGCGCCTCGGCGATCTACAAACTGATCGACGAGAAGACCGAATCCCCAGCAGGCACCACCAAGAAGGCCGCCAAGTCCGCGAATCTGGCCCTGCCCGAGTGGGCGGGCGGCAAAGTGGAGGGCTTCCTCTTCCCGGCGAAATACAGTGTCGGCAAGAAGACCGAGCCCAAGGCCGTGCTCAAGGAGATGGTGAAGCGGTCCAAGGCCGAGTTCAAGAAGGTGGAGTCGGACGCGAAGAAGGTCGGCCTGACCCCGTTCGAAGTTCTCACCGTAGCCTCCCTCATTCAGGCCGAGGCGCAGGATGACGAGGACTTCGGCAAGGTCTCCCGGGTCGTCTACAACCGTCTGAAACCCGATAACACGGCGACGAACGGAAAGCTCGACTTCGACTCGACCATCAACTACGCGCTGGGCCGGTCCACCCTGGACGTCACCGTGAACGACACCAAGCTCAAGTCGCCGTACAACACCTATCGGCACCCGGGGCTGCCGCCAGGCCCGATCGGTAACCCCGGCCACCAGGCCATCGACGCGGCGCTCAACCCGACCAAGGGTGACTGGCTGTACTTCGTCACCGTCAAACCCGGCGACACCCGCTTCTCCGTCACCCTAGAGGAGCACAACGAACATGTGCGGGAGTTCAACGAGGAGCAGCGCAAGAAGAGGGAGAACGACGGCTGA
- the ruvX gene encoding Holliday junction resolvase RuvX: protein MRRGRRLAVDVGDARIGVASSDPDGLLATPVETVPGRDIPAAQRRLAELVAEYEPLEVVIGLPRSLNGREGPAAAKVRAFAQETAQRIAPVPVRLVDERMSTVTAAQSMRASGVNARKGRARIDQAAAVVILQSTLETERVSGQPPGQCVEVVV from the coding sequence ATGCGGCGCGGCAGACGGCTCGCCGTCGATGTAGGGGACGCCCGTATCGGGGTCGCGAGCAGTGACCCCGACGGGCTCCTCGCCACGCCCGTCGAGACCGTACCGGGACGCGATATCCCGGCCGCCCAGCGGCGGCTGGCCGAACTCGTCGCTGAGTATGAGCCCCTTGAGGTCGTCATAGGGCTCCCGCGTTCCCTCAACGGGCGTGAGGGCCCGGCGGCGGCCAAGGTCCGCGCCTTCGCCCAGGAAACCGCCCAGCGGATCGCCCCCGTTCCGGTACGCCTGGTGGATGAGCGCATGAGCACGGTCACCGCCGCACAGTCCATGCGCGCATCCGGGGTGAACGCCAGGAAGGGCCGCGCCCGTATAGACCAGGCAGCCGCGGTAGTCATCCTGCAGAGCACCCTGGAGACCGAACGGGTGTCAGGCCAGCCGCCGGGGCAGTGCGTCGAAGTGGTTGTCTGA